One Astatotilapia calliptera chromosome 1, fAstCal1.2, whole genome shotgun sequence DNA segment encodes these proteins:
- the prc1b gene encoding protein regulator of cytokinesis 1b isoform X2, with product MRKSEVLAAEAVSCLNKALCHLKDIWEEIGIPEDQRLQRTNVVKSHIKNLLDMMIQEEESLKKRLILSLQTCKTEMEKLCLELQLPVFEEEAGISMLQQEKNIRTQAEALIKEKARRMQQLKALLEQDQDLCDVLCSVPYGIAPDSVPSLETLDNFHQHIANQNEERVKRHAEFTELKKQIILYMEELDRVPETSFEKDVVCEDEDSFCLSRDNITSLKLLLCQLEEHKAENEAMCESHREKIQQLWDRLQVPQEEREAFSQHMVTSKKRNLDALQTEVQRLEELKLQNIRNVIDAIRSEIAVFWEKCFLSTDQRQAFTPYFSEDFTEDLLSLHDAEIQRLKQHYEDHKELFEGVQQWEQSWRLFLELEKKATDPSRFTNRGGNLLKEEKQRSDLLKSLPKIEKRLKAQIDTWEQEQGRDFQVNGQKFLQYVEEQWELHRIEKEKEKLERHIKKSKQTEEDMLYGTAVRTPTKRRFLGTATPNKSRKMGNATSSISSGTSNSTMRSVYGGTVCRSPAPRPPLSANKTLAVRTPGGCKPPHPRLQGCNKENEAQLKGSSPLRGALLTPASPQRNFSIASVASTYSEFVRDLSKASDAKIQHGILNSTTTNL from the exons ATGAGGAAAAG CGAGGTACTCGCAGCGGAGGCTGTGTCGTGCCTGAATAAAGCGCTGTGCCACCTGAAGGACATTTGGGAGGAGATCGGCATCCCGGAGGACCAGAGACTACAGAGAACTAATGTAGTCAAAAGTCACATAAAG AATTTATTAGACATGATGATTCAAGAAGAGGAATCTCTGAAAAAGAGGCTCATCCTTAGCCTTCAGACATGCAAAACAGAAATGGAGAAACTCTGCTTGGAGCTTCAGCTGCCCGTGTTCGAG GAAGAGGCTGGCATCAGCATGCTCCAGCAAGAGAAGAACATCCGCACACAGGCGGAGGCCCTGATAAAGGAGAAGGCTCGGCGGATGCagcagctgaaggctctgctggAGCAGGACCAGGACCTGTGCGACGTCCTGTGCTCCGTGCCGTACGGCATCGCTCCCGACTCCGTCCCctcactggaaacactggacaACTTCCACCAGCACATCGCCAACCAGAACGAAGAGAGG GTGAAGCGACACGCTGAGTTCACGGAGCTCAAAAAGCAGATCATTTTATACATGGAGGAGCTGGACCGTGTCCCCGAAACCAGCTTTGAGAAGGACGTGGTCTGTGAGGATGAGGACTCTTTTTGCCTCTCGAGAGACAACATTACATCACTCAAACTGCTTCTTTGCCAG CTTGAGGAACACAAGGCAGAGAACGAGGCCATGTGTGAGAGTCACAGAGAGAAGATCCAGCAGCTGTGGGACAGACTGCAGGTTCCACAGGAGGAAAGGGAGGCTTTCAGCCAACACATGGTCACGTCCAAGAAGAGGAATTTGGACGCG TTACAAACAGAAGTCCAGCGTCTCGAGGAGCTCAAACTGCAGAACATCCGCAATGTCATAGATGCCATCCGCTCTGAGATCGCTGTCTTCTGGGAGAAGTGCTTCCTCAGCACAGACCAGCGGCAGGCTTTCACACCATATTTTAGTG AGGACTTTACTGAAGATCTGTTAAGTCTGCACGATGCTGAGATCCAGCGCTTGAAGCAGCATTATGAGGATCACAAAGAGCTTTTTGAAGGGGTTCAGCAGTGGGAGCAAAGCTGGAGACTCTTCCTGGAGCTGGAG aaAAAAGCAACAGATCCATCGAGGTTCACTAACAGAGGAGGAAATCTTCTCAAAGAGGAGAAACAGAGATCTGACCTGCTTAAAAGCCTGCCAAAG ATTGAAAAGAGATTAAAAGCCCAGATCGACACGTGGGAACAGGAGCAGGGTCGAGACTTTCAAGTAAACGGCCAGAAGTTTCTGCAGTACGTGGAGGAGCAGTGGGAGCTGCACCGAAtagagaaggagaaggagaagctGGAGAGG CACAttaagaaaagcaaacaaacggAGGAGGACATGTTGTATGGAACCGCAGTACGAACCCCAACCAAGCGCAGGTTCCTGGGCACCGCCACCCCAAATAAATCACGAAAGATG GGTAATGCGACCTCCAGCATCTCTAGTGGCACCTCTAACAGCACAATGCGCTCTGTCTATGGTGGGACTGTCTGCCGCTCGCCGGCGCCGCGCCCTCCCCTCTCAGCAAACAAG ACCCTGGCAGTGCGGACACCGGGGGGCTGTAAACCCCCCCACCCGAGACTGCAGGGATGCAACAAAGAGAATGAGGCCCAGCTGAAGGGCAGCAGCCCTCTGAGGGGTGCGTTGCTGACTCCTGCTAGTCCACAGCGTAACTTCAGCATAGCCTCTGTTGCCAGCACATATTCAGAGTTTGTG CGAGACCTGTCCAAGGCCTCTGACGCCAAGATCCAGCACGGCATCCTGaactccaccaccaccaacctTTGA
- the prc1b gene encoding protein regulator of cytokinesis 1b isoform X1 yields the protein MRKSEVLAAEAVSCLNKALCHLKDIWEEIGIPEDQRLQRTNVVKSHIKNLLDMMIQEEESLKKRLILSLQTCKTEMEKLCLELQLPVFEEEAGISMLQQEKNIRTQAEALIKEKARRMQQLKALLEQDQDLCDVLCSVPYGIAPDSVPSLETLDNFHQHIANQNEERVKRHAEFTELKKQIILYMEELDRVPETSFEKDVVCEDEDSFCLSRDNITSLKLLLCQLEEHKAENEAMCESHREKIQQLWDRLQVPQEEREAFSQHMVTSKKRNLDALQTEVQRLEELKLQNIRNVIDAIRSEIAVFWEKCFLSTDQRQAFTPYFSEDFTEDLLSLHDAEIQRLKQHYEDHKELFEGVQQWEQSWRLFLELEKKATDPSRFTNRGGNLLKEEKQRSDLLKSLPKIEKRLKAQIDTWEQEQGRDFQVNGQKFLQYVEEQWELHRIEKEKEKLERHIKKSKQTEEDMLYGTAVRTPTKRRFLGTATPNKSRKMGNATSSISSGTSNSTMRSVYGGTVCRSPAPRPPLSANKTLAVRTPGGCKPPHPRLQGCNKENEAQLKGSSPLRGALLTPASPQRNFSIASVASTYSEFVRDLVSTESVQSSETCPRPLTPRSSTAS from the exons ATGAGGAAAAG CGAGGTACTCGCAGCGGAGGCTGTGTCGTGCCTGAATAAAGCGCTGTGCCACCTGAAGGACATTTGGGAGGAGATCGGCATCCCGGAGGACCAGAGACTACAGAGAACTAATGTAGTCAAAAGTCACATAAAG AATTTATTAGACATGATGATTCAAGAAGAGGAATCTCTGAAAAAGAGGCTCATCCTTAGCCTTCAGACATGCAAAACAGAAATGGAGAAACTCTGCTTGGAGCTTCAGCTGCCCGTGTTCGAG GAAGAGGCTGGCATCAGCATGCTCCAGCAAGAGAAGAACATCCGCACACAGGCGGAGGCCCTGATAAAGGAGAAGGCTCGGCGGATGCagcagctgaaggctctgctggAGCAGGACCAGGACCTGTGCGACGTCCTGTGCTCCGTGCCGTACGGCATCGCTCCCGACTCCGTCCCctcactggaaacactggacaACTTCCACCAGCACATCGCCAACCAGAACGAAGAGAGG GTGAAGCGACACGCTGAGTTCACGGAGCTCAAAAAGCAGATCATTTTATACATGGAGGAGCTGGACCGTGTCCCCGAAACCAGCTTTGAGAAGGACGTGGTCTGTGAGGATGAGGACTCTTTTTGCCTCTCGAGAGACAACATTACATCACTCAAACTGCTTCTTTGCCAG CTTGAGGAACACAAGGCAGAGAACGAGGCCATGTGTGAGAGTCACAGAGAGAAGATCCAGCAGCTGTGGGACAGACTGCAGGTTCCACAGGAGGAAAGGGAGGCTTTCAGCCAACACATGGTCACGTCCAAGAAGAGGAATTTGGACGCG TTACAAACAGAAGTCCAGCGTCTCGAGGAGCTCAAACTGCAGAACATCCGCAATGTCATAGATGCCATCCGCTCTGAGATCGCTGTCTTCTGGGAGAAGTGCTTCCTCAGCACAGACCAGCGGCAGGCTTTCACACCATATTTTAGTG AGGACTTTACTGAAGATCTGTTAAGTCTGCACGATGCTGAGATCCAGCGCTTGAAGCAGCATTATGAGGATCACAAAGAGCTTTTTGAAGGGGTTCAGCAGTGGGAGCAAAGCTGGAGACTCTTCCTGGAGCTGGAG aaAAAAGCAACAGATCCATCGAGGTTCACTAACAGAGGAGGAAATCTTCTCAAAGAGGAGAAACAGAGATCTGACCTGCTTAAAAGCCTGCCAAAG ATTGAAAAGAGATTAAAAGCCCAGATCGACACGTGGGAACAGGAGCAGGGTCGAGACTTTCAAGTAAACGGCCAGAAGTTTCTGCAGTACGTGGAGGAGCAGTGGGAGCTGCACCGAAtagagaaggagaaggagaagctGGAGAGG CACAttaagaaaagcaaacaaacggAGGAGGACATGTTGTATGGAACCGCAGTACGAACCCCAACCAAGCGCAGGTTCCTGGGCACCGCCACCCCAAATAAATCACGAAAGATG GGTAATGCGACCTCCAGCATCTCTAGTGGCACCTCTAACAGCACAATGCGCTCTGTCTATGGTGGGACTGTCTGCCGCTCGCCGGCGCCGCGCCCTCCCCTCTCAGCAAACAAG ACCCTGGCAGTGCGGACACCGGGGGGCTGTAAACCCCCCCACCCGAGACTGCAGGGATGCAACAAAGAGAATGAGGCCCAGCTGAAGGGCAGCAGCCCTCTGAGGGGTGCGTTGCTGACTCCTGCTAGTCCACAGCGTAACTTCAGCATAGCCTCTGTTGCCAGCACATATTCAGAGTTTGTG AGGGACTTGGTCAGCACTGAATCTGTTCAATCAAG CGAGACCTGTCCAAGGCCTCTGACGCCAAGATCCAGCACGGCATCCTGa
- the prc1b gene encoding protein regulator of cytokinesis 1b isoform X4 has translation MMIQEEESLKKRLILSLQTCKTEMEKLCLELQLPVFEEEAGISMLQQEKNIRTQAEALIKEKARRMQQLKALLEQDQDLCDVLCSVPYGIAPDSVPSLETLDNFHQHIANQNEERVKRHAEFTELKKQIILYMEELDRVPETSFEKDVVCEDEDSFCLSRDNITSLKLLLCQLEEHKAENEAMCESHREKIQQLWDRLQVPQEEREAFSQHMVTSKKRNLDALQTEVQRLEELKLQNIRNVIDAIRSEIAVFWEKCFLSTDQRQAFTPYFSEDFTEDLLSLHDAEIQRLKQHYEDHKELFEGVQQWEQSWRLFLELEKKATDPSRFTNRGGNLLKEEKQRSDLLKSLPKIEKRLKAQIDTWEQEQGRDFQVNGQKFLQYVEEQWELHRIEKEKEKLERHIKKSKQTEEDMLYGTAVRTPTKRRFLGTATPNKSRKMGNATSSISSGTSNSTMRSVYGGTVCRSPAPRPPLSANKTLAVRTPGGCKPPHPRLQGCNKENEAQLKGSSPLRGALLTPASPQRNFSIASVASTYSEFVRDLVSTESVQSSETCPRPLTPRSSTAS, from the exons ATGATGATTCAAGAAGAGGAATCTCTGAAAAAGAGGCTCATCCTTAGCCTTCAGACATGCAAAACAGAAATGGAGAAACTCTGCTTGGAGCTTCAGCTGCCCGTGTTCGAG GAAGAGGCTGGCATCAGCATGCTCCAGCAAGAGAAGAACATCCGCACACAGGCGGAGGCCCTGATAAAGGAGAAGGCTCGGCGGATGCagcagctgaaggctctgctggAGCAGGACCAGGACCTGTGCGACGTCCTGTGCTCCGTGCCGTACGGCATCGCTCCCGACTCCGTCCCctcactggaaacactggacaACTTCCACCAGCACATCGCCAACCAGAACGAAGAGAGG GTGAAGCGACACGCTGAGTTCACGGAGCTCAAAAAGCAGATCATTTTATACATGGAGGAGCTGGACCGTGTCCCCGAAACCAGCTTTGAGAAGGACGTGGTCTGTGAGGATGAGGACTCTTTTTGCCTCTCGAGAGACAACATTACATCACTCAAACTGCTTCTTTGCCAG CTTGAGGAACACAAGGCAGAGAACGAGGCCATGTGTGAGAGTCACAGAGAGAAGATCCAGCAGCTGTGGGACAGACTGCAGGTTCCACAGGAGGAAAGGGAGGCTTTCAGCCAACACATGGTCACGTCCAAGAAGAGGAATTTGGACGCG TTACAAACAGAAGTCCAGCGTCTCGAGGAGCTCAAACTGCAGAACATCCGCAATGTCATAGATGCCATCCGCTCTGAGATCGCTGTCTTCTGGGAGAAGTGCTTCCTCAGCACAGACCAGCGGCAGGCTTTCACACCATATTTTAGTG AGGACTTTACTGAAGATCTGTTAAGTCTGCACGATGCTGAGATCCAGCGCTTGAAGCAGCATTATGAGGATCACAAAGAGCTTTTTGAAGGGGTTCAGCAGTGGGAGCAAAGCTGGAGACTCTTCCTGGAGCTGGAG aaAAAAGCAACAGATCCATCGAGGTTCACTAACAGAGGAGGAAATCTTCTCAAAGAGGAGAAACAGAGATCTGACCTGCTTAAAAGCCTGCCAAAG ATTGAAAAGAGATTAAAAGCCCAGATCGACACGTGGGAACAGGAGCAGGGTCGAGACTTTCAAGTAAACGGCCAGAAGTTTCTGCAGTACGTGGAGGAGCAGTGGGAGCTGCACCGAAtagagaaggagaaggagaagctGGAGAGG CACAttaagaaaagcaaacaaacggAGGAGGACATGTTGTATGGAACCGCAGTACGAACCCCAACCAAGCGCAGGTTCCTGGGCACCGCCACCCCAAATAAATCACGAAAGATG GGTAATGCGACCTCCAGCATCTCTAGTGGCACCTCTAACAGCACAATGCGCTCTGTCTATGGTGGGACTGTCTGCCGCTCGCCGGCGCCGCGCCCTCCCCTCTCAGCAAACAAG ACCCTGGCAGTGCGGACACCGGGGGGCTGTAAACCCCCCCACCCGAGACTGCAGGGATGCAACAAAGAGAATGAGGCCCAGCTGAAGGGCAGCAGCCCTCTGAGGGGTGCGTTGCTGACTCCTGCTAGTCCACAGCGTAACTTCAGCATAGCCTCTGTTGCCAGCACATATTCAGAGTTTGTG AGGGACTTGGTCAGCACTGAATCTGTTCAATCAAG CGAGACCTGTCCAAGGCCTCTGACGCCAAGATCCAGCACGGCATCCTGa
- the prc1b gene encoding protein regulator of cytokinesis 1b isoform X3: MRKSEVLAAEAVSCLNKALCHLKDIWEEIGIPEDQRLQRTNVVKSHIKNLLDMMIQEEESLKKRLILSLQTCKTEMEKLCLELQLPVFEEEAGISMLQQEKNIRTQAEALIKEKARRMQQLKALLEQDQDLCDVLCSVPYGIAPDSVPSLETLDNFHQHIANQNEERVKRHAEFTELKKQIILYMEELDRVPETSFEKDVVCEDEDSFCLSRDNITSLKLLLCQLEEHKAENEAMCESHREKIQQLWDRLQVPQEEREAFSQHMVTSKKRNLDALQTEVQRLEELKLQNIRNVIDAIRSEIAVFWEKCFLSTDQRQAFTPYFSEDFTEDLLSLHDAEIQRLKQHYEDHKELFEGVQQWEQSWRLFLELEKKATDPSRFTNRGGNLLKEEKQRSDLLKSLPKIEKRLKAQIDTWEQEQGRDFQVNGQKFLQYVEEQWELHRIEKEKEKLERHIKKSKQTEEDMLYGTAVRTPTKRRFLGTATPNKSRKMGNATSSISSGTSNSTMRSVYGGTVCRSPAPRPPLSANKTLAVRTPGGCKPPHPRLQGCNKENEAQLKGSSPLRARPVQGL; encoded by the exons ATGAGGAAAAG CGAGGTACTCGCAGCGGAGGCTGTGTCGTGCCTGAATAAAGCGCTGTGCCACCTGAAGGACATTTGGGAGGAGATCGGCATCCCGGAGGACCAGAGACTACAGAGAACTAATGTAGTCAAAAGTCACATAAAG AATTTATTAGACATGATGATTCAAGAAGAGGAATCTCTGAAAAAGAGGCTCATCCTTAGCCTTCAGACATGCAAAACAGAAATGGAGAAACTCTGCTTGGAGCTTCAGCTGCCCGTGTTCGAG GAAGAGGCTGGCATCAGCATGCTCCAGCAAGAGAAGAACATCCGCACACAGGCGGAGGCCCTGATAAAGGAGAAGGCTCGGCGGATGCagcagctgaaggctctgctggAGCAGGACCAGGACCTGTGCGACGTCCTGTGCTCCGTGCCGTACGGCATCGCTCCCGACTCCGTCCCctcactggaaacactggacaACTTCCACCAGCACATCGCCAACCAGAACGAAGAGAGG GTGAAGCGACACGCTGAGTTCACGGAGCTCAAAAAGCAGATCATTTTATACATGGAGGAGCTGGACCGTGTCCCCGAAACCAGCTTTGAGAAGGACGTGGTCTGTGAGGATGAGGACTCTTTTTGCCTCTCGAGAGACAACATTACATCACTCAAACTGCTTCTTTGCCAG CTTGAGGAACACAAGGCAGAGAACGAGGCCATGTGTGAGAGTCACAGAGAGAAGATCCAGCAGCTGTGGGACAGACTGCAGGTTCCACAGGAGGAAAGGGAGGCTTTCAGCCAACACATGGTCACGTCCAAGAAGAGGAATTTGGACGCG TTACAAACAGAAGTCCAGCGTCTCGAGGAGCTCAAACTGCAGAACATCCGCAATGTCATAGATGCCATCCGCTCTGAGATCGCTGTCTTCTGGGAGAAGTGCTTCCTCAGCACAGACCAGCGGCAGGCTTTCACACCATATTTTAGTG AGGACTTTACTGAAGATCTGTTAAGTCTGCACGATGCTGAGATCCAGCGCTTGAAGCAGCATTATGAGGATCACAAAGAGCTTTTTGAAGGGGTTCAGCAGTGGGAGCAAAGCTGGAGACTCTTCCTGGAGCTGGAG aaAAAAGCAACAGATCCATCGAGGTTCACTAACAGAGGAGGAAATCTTCTCAAAGAGGAGAAACAGAGATCTGACCTGCTTAAAAGCCTGCCAAAG ATTGAAAAGAGATTAAAAGCCCAGATCGACACGTGGGAACAGGAGCAGGGTCGAGACTTTCAAGTAAACGGCCAGAAGTTTCTGCAGTACGTGGAGGAGCAGTGGGAGCTGCACCGAAtagagaaggagaaggagaagctGGAGAGG CACAttaagaaaagcaaacaaacggAGGAGGACATGTTGTATGGAACCGCAGTACGAACCCCAACCAAGCGCAGGTTCCTGGGCACCGCCACCCCAAATAAATCACGAAAGATG GGTAATGCGACCTCCAGCATCTCTAGTGGCACCTCTAACAGCACAATGCGCTCTGTCTATGGTGGGACTGTCTGCCGCTCGCCGGCGCCGCGCCCTCCCCTCTCAGCAAACAAG ACCCTGGCAGTGCGGACACCGGGGGGCTGTAAACCCCCCCACCCGAGACTGCAGGGATGCAACAAAGAGAATGAGGCCCAGCTGAAGGGCAGCAGCCCTCTGAGGG CGAGACCTGTCCAAGGCCTCTGA